The genomic segment attaataaaaaaaaaccttgattaAGGAAATgtagcattcaacatcaatacaagctccagctttcgtcgtgagtgcccggtttgtttacatgatgtgggcgcatctgtctgcgtcacacaaataccaggcgcatttactgacgcaaatgacgtttagaaatgttcagcgtagtgtccgaattctcgttccctattccctatatagtgcactatatcatgtacactatatagggaatagggaacgagtgtatagggcacgatttcgaacacggctAATTGCATCAGGAGTGATCTTTGGTTGATAGATTATGGGATAGGCCCAACCTATAGATCAGCTAAAGCCCGTACTAATGATCCCCACTTCCCAGCCGGGGTATTTATTCAATACGGTTTGTTTATTATTGGATGTGTATCCTAAATGTAGATGTGTGCCAAATGTCACATACAATAAATACCTCAATGCCTGCTCAAACTGTAAGCAAATACAAAGCCGTTTACAGTAGAATTCATTGCAGAGGCATGTAATTCATGAGCAGGTAGAGGGCCAGGTGTCCTACTCTTTGACTTCTGCGACCACATAGGGCCATCTAGAGGGCCAAAATGGTACTACTATCCCACATTGTTGAATCGGGAAACCCCATACAAGGCAGAGGGTAAGGAAGGTACTGAAAAAGGGCTGACTTGTGGATGTTGGATTGAGGAGAGCAACAACAGAGTCGGTTCTCCAGCAGTTAGGGcaacagtagctcaggaggtagagcgggttaactggttacctgaaggttgctagctTGATCCCCAGCTCGTCCTAGCTGGGTTTCGAGGTATGCCTGAGCAAGACATCTCACTcggactgctcctgatgagctggctgtccccctgcgtggttgacttctccatcggtgtgtgaatgtgcgcatGAAATGTtggaagtcactttggataaaagcgtcagcaaaatcccctaaatgtaaagttGGAAAGCACTGTTTATTGTTGGGATTGCTCAGTTTGatcgatgatgatgataatgatgatgacatGCTGTCCCCTTGCAGCACAACTACCTCAGCTGCTGAGACTAACGAGGAGGGGTAGCGCAGACGGTGTGAGCCTTGGTTCGGCCTTGCTACACCTGTACTCAATCTCAGGCCCTCTGGTCTACTGCCTAGCCAGGGACTTCCCCCTCAGGTGGGCTGCACACCAGAGCTATGCTACGTCACCCCACCGGGTGGGGCGGTGGGGATCCCATACACTGGgcacttattttcaatgtgaataatgaatgtttcaaatgtttagtTTAAGATTTAAGCGTTCTTCCATTGACTTGGATGCATGCTTTGGGACTTGTATGCACTATTGTTGAGGCCTGAAATTCAAGCATTGCATTGGCATTCAAGGCTGTTGCTTGTTGTTCCATTCAGGTGCACACATTGATAAAGCTGACACATGAAAACATGCCTTGAAGGAGGCAGATGCACTTGTGATACATGCAGCCATTATTTTTTAACTGTAGTGAAACTCGACTTTAGTCTTTTGATGTGATTGCAGTTTTCCGAGTGAACCCGAGACTCAAAACTGTTTCTAGAGGAGCTTTTTTGATGCAAGAGAGAATTTAGCAAttagcttaaccctctctccatGGGAACAGTTCACGTGCGGCACAATAACGATAAATACAAAGCATATATCCACTAATGCATTATAATCTTCTGTATACTGTTGTTGAAATAGTTTGTACTATTGTTTGGACCAGTGCCTGGAGTGATAAGCTGTTCATAGCGGTTCAAGCTGCTTCAGTCTGCTTTCTACTCCTGCATTACAGAGGAAGAACCATACAAGGTAAATGAGTCAACAGGAATTCGACTCTGTTTATTCAAACTCAGAGCTCCTGCAGCTCATCAGAAAATGAGCCTTTGGTTGTGATGCGGTTGGGGGCTCTGCACTGTGTCCAATGTTTTCTTTGGGTGGAAAGTACAGAAAGTTTTACATTTCTGTACTCCAAAAGTTCATCCTCTTCTTTGGTCGCCTTCAGCCCTCACTTATGAGTCACGTTGAATGAACGTGTCTTTAAAATGATTTAATTGTACACTCTAAGTTGTTCAATCATTCTGAAAACCCTGTCCTTTGGTGCCATTATGGGGACACCTCATAGTGTTATAGAGAGCCATAAAATGTTAAATGTGTGAAGGACTTCAACCCATTTTTACTAATCTTGATTCTTTTTGTGGTCTTATGTTGATGGGCAATTGGACGGGGGAAGGAAAATGCTGCACCTTGAGTGGCTCTGTGTGGTGATGCAGTGTCTGATGATGCAGTCATCAGACACTGATGACTGTCTGATGTTAGTGTCTGCTGATGCAGTGTCTGATGATGCAGTCCTCCTGTTCCAGGAATTCTTCTCGTGCTGCTCTACGGTGCTGTGGTCGTCCTCCTGGGATCGTACGGAACAACATTGCTTGCCACGACACTACAGAGCTCTAGTATCCTAGCTTTGATTGCTAGCAAGGTAGTCTCACAACAAGTCAGActtcagatgttttttttttcccgaccaatcatgttgctggaggcgaGGATCTGTAAGCATGTAATTGGCGAACACAAACTCTGccagcaattaaaaaaaacaattgtgTCAAGTTTCTAATATGTACACCGTGCAGAGTGGTCACTATGGTTGAACTGAGGAGAAAGAAGGAACCCTCCTTCCAGGCTTGGTGAGGAGGGCAGAGAAGCATAACAAGCAAAATGGTATTGGCAAAACCTTTTTTCATTTTACATCTCAACAGGCTGTCCAGGCTGCCACCAACTTCTCCAGCGGTCAGACAGGAGAGCTGTCCCGTGTGTCCGTATTGCTGGTATGGGCGGGCTCCCTGGCTCTCATCTTCGTCTCTGTGCAGGTGTGGATCTCTCTCTGCATCATCGCTTACCTCTAGGtgtcacaaatacacacatcctGCCCAACAAGAGTACCACAATCTCCTCTTCACTGACTGTCTCTaatctctttccccccccccccgccaccttGATTCAGGTGAAGGGCACCATTCTGGCTCTTCTGGCCCACATACTCTCTTCGTGTCTCAGCACTGTGTTACTGGCCCAGGTTCTTCGATGCGGTCAGAGAATCAGCACCAGGAGCAAAGCCAAGAGTGAGTAGCCATCGGTCACATGGACACTGCTACCGTTCAGCATGCACGCCCATCCGCCCCTAATGTCTCATTCACTTCATACTGGTTTTGTGTGCGCAAAAGACCCCGATTGAGGTTGTAAGCTATTGGCAACGAGGTGTATCGTTTGTGGTCCTACATCGTTGCATTTGTGTTGAAAGGAGAACACCCAGCCTCTGTGGAAGACCAAGACAGTGTTGTTGGGAGTATTCAGATGTTGGGTTCAGCCTCTGATGTTGTGCTCTAGGGGTTTCTGACGGTCAGCAGTGCTGTTTGTACGAATAAGTGTACCGTGTTAGTAGTAATGAGGTTAGTTTAGGAATGAGATGTAATATGTCCATTTGGTTTAAGTTTTAGCAGGCCTTGATTACACAGAGGATGTACTTGCAGCTATGTCACTCCAACATGTTTGAACTAGATATTTGATATAGTAATCTATAGTTATCTCTTTCCACTTTCAACCAGTAATACCACTACCTTTGAATCAATTATATTTGAATGTGGATGttttacatatattatattatagatgtATTGCTTAGGTTAAAATTATCTTCACAAAGGAGAAGCTATTGTTACATATGGAGTATTCATTGGCATGTGGGAAATTCAATGTATGGTCTGGTATTATTTAAATACTATTTGACATGTTATGTACAGGTTATGTTTTCAGTATTGTATATCGGAAAAATCTAATTAAACAATACCTTCATTGCTATaagtataaaaatataaaaaaacatttaaaccaTTGATCTTAATTgcttacacacaaaaaaaactctGTTCATCTTGTGTTCTGACTGCATAGTAGTCGGTTCTGTAGGAAATTAGCTGAATAACTTGTTTCCTCTTTTCAACACTCCCATGGTGATCTTTGACAAGAAATGGTTTAACACAGATGTCTCAACATATCTGACTGAGGaggaaatagaaaaaataaaagtgttcTCTTCTGAACACATAGCCGCAGTTGAATCATTCTGAAGGTTTGCTTGATAGCTTATGGGATAGGCCCAACTTATAGCTCATTCAGATCGCGTAAAGGCCTACATACTAAGGGCATGCGGGTGACATATAGCGTGTATACCACAGACTCTGTTGTTGAATGGTCtgcaaattaataaaaaaaacagaataacacttaaaggttgggtatgcgatttgcgaaacgccagcagattttgaaaatacacaactcaaatggtcctaccccctctccttcaacgcggactctgactccacccattccaagtacctggacgcgcaatcatgcacgagcgcgaacagagatgcgcgagagcgagccaggctagcgtaggttttcgtttaacaacatggcactacattcagctgtaagttgcacccagtaccgcgggaagtaggggtgctgggggtgctgcaacaccccctgtccgaggccctgtcttatcacagaaaacgatcatttctaaaaactccggccaaagtggagatttctgaaaacgccggttatgtgttgtcgtgtcaacggggagaaacgggattttaggttctgaagcgtcacattatgcaccaggaaatgcttaacgtcatgtgagcgcccgctgtaccgtattggtccgaatataaacacaaaccccattgtaagacgacctatatttggaaaaaagatttgaagaccagatcttgtttttatgaataaataaattgtattaattgaaataatatacgaaaataaaaaggcatagaataaaacactgcattgccactaaacagtagtgcaaataggccgtactgatgtgtacaccaaagactattcctgacactcctctgccccgctgtgttcgctctggctgtggtcgctccgaactgtttcggcccgtggcaaagcgagtcatcctcgctgctgtccaaggcattttgagacgcagcatttatttaatgctcatatgacctagtgctgaaaaaaggttatatgaaaaagtgtgagggtagcggtggtgcgctaaacttgttctgtgagcagctggatgtgaaccatggtgtgaagaaagtgaacacaacgatcgattttcaactgtgcgcgcatgcactggtgtaattgagctgcgctgctatatatcttttttttttatcaatgtaacgagttgcgagtctagtgcaggctgagtttttttttccagcaccccctgctgagaatacgttctcgcggctatggttgcaccagatgttataaacattaaacggtcacataaatcattactatttttagaaaatgtatgtttgtttcatataattgtattggaagtcctggttttcactagggttgctgcggtgtggacattttcacaacgagtaatacactcgtctcaacaccggtattaccgagtataaacggtataaactttgaaacgatgtcaaccgccacacaagcatcggtttttagacccttctcgtccttcagttgccgccaacgttcgaaagcagcgcctaggattattcttgatttcagtttttctctttcagcgttttttattatcaattactctctgaaaaagagttttccttctctttgctggtggtggtggtggtggtggggatggtggcgtcttgtctgccatggaaattgtcttctactgctaggtccaaatgtggattaactagttccagtagctaccgcaggataacaacaaacaggagcttgctctgggtcacgagtactgcacgaaggggtcgcgcgcgggggagggggagtgcagtacgaccgtttgattgacgtacttactgtccaatgcaacgaggtggcaatccaaatgattggctggagtttttcgagccctgcccgttccacagatgattgacttgtttaattttcatgtcagtacttctaactcagtggctgtaagcgggttatgataaggatttcaagtaattttgcaaaaatggccaaaaaagcaaattccgtacccaacctttaaaataCATGTGCAATAAACATAGAGAAGTTATTATTtgaatgtcttgcattcacattcaagcccccccatcccatgactgttctactcatatacaggccccctaaacccaactctgctttcatcccggaaatgtctgatctcctcacaacactctgtactacctctgccaataccatcattctgggtgatttaaatattcatgttgacaccccctcatgccagcccgctgctgattttcttcagctgctagactccctcaacctacaacaacatgttgatgcccccacacactccagaggacacacaattgacctggtcatcttaaactccgcccccatcagcaacctacaggtctatgatcttggcgtctcggatcacagagttgtgtcaatggagctcccttttccttcctcccgaaaccaaaccaaagcggcagatccacttcaggaatgtgaaaaatatcaacatggatgccctggccctggaccttcaacatctctcctctggctcaactgactccctctctgttgctgactcagtggacttatacaaccagtccctgagcagtctcctggatctccacgcccccttaacatcgaggtcaatctccttctcgcgctccgcaccctggtacaccagtgaactacgtacaatgaaggctgctgggcgtgtccttgagcggcgactcaaggcctctggtctgaccgttcacaaacaggcatacagggaacacaggagggcatatgctgaagccctgaataatgcacggtccaggttctattccgcaataatcaacaatagccctggtaactccaaacagctcttttcaactgtccatcaccttctcaaaccccctttaccatcccatctgatgtcaccacggagaggtgcaacatgcacatcaacttttttaaacaaaaagtgcataacatccgctcacacctctccatcactactgccctgccccttcaaactgctgacccaccgatttactctgtccagaccctctgctccttctccagcatcacaaaggaagaggtggaggacgtcatcaggaaaatgaagccatccacctgtgcactagaccccttccctacagctctgctgaaggccaacatctctgctgtctctccactcatcaccaatatcattaaccactccctcctggccggccatatcccatctgcattaaaaactgctgtcatcagaccaacattaaaaaaacctacccttgatccagaagtcctctccaactacaggcccatctcaaatctcccatttctgtcaaaagttctggaaaaaacagttgcagcacaactccaggatcacctcatacaacatcacttgtttgaaaaattccagtctggtttccgctatggccacagtacagaaacagccttggtcagggtcacaaatgacctcctgatggcagcagacaccggctccccatctctcctcatcctcctggacttaacagctgcttttgatacggttgaccacaatattctccttcaccgcctgcaatacaccattggactatcaggaaatgtaaagaactggttcacctcgtacctcactgacagaactgagcacgttgccctgggcaaagcaaaatcacacaccaacaacgtcacctgcggtgtccccagggctcggtgttgggccccacactgttctcactgtacatgctccccctgggtagtgtcattagcaggcatggcttgtcttaccactgctatgctgatgatacacagctctacatcaggacaacccccacttcttctgcccctctgccaacatccacactgaccacctgcctggaggagatagaggcgtggatgaagctcaacttcctacaacttaacagccataaaacggaagccatccttgttggcacgccacatcagctccgctcccccaccatcaccaatatcaccttctctggcaaaaacgtccccctttccacatccgtcaccaacctcggtgttaaaatggacccacaacttaattttgacacccacatcaaacacctctgtaagacagctttataccacctcaggaacatcgccaaactccgccaatcactcaccctggctgatgcagagaagctcgtccatgcctttgtctcctccaggttggactactgcaatgcactcctcattgggatccctggcaagagcatccagaggctccaatacattcaaaacagtgctgccagggtcctgatgagggtgcgcaagcatgaccacatcacccccatcctgaaatcactgcactggctccctgtctcactcagaattgagtacaaggtctccctcctcacccaccagtgccttcacggacttgcccccctctaccttcaggaactcctcaccccccccgacaaactcacgtacactccgttcaggatccactcacaccctccaaacccgacatacgaagctgtgcaccatgggtgatcgggccttttctgctgctgcccctagactatggaacgccctccctgaccacctgagggctccagactacagctctttttaaacggaacctcaaaacccatctctttaaaagagcattcagctaaactttctttgaggtccccccttttttaatagttttttggtatttttttctctgaagcactttgagattcttgaatataaagtgcagtataaataaaatttattattattatcattctgcaaccaattgatttgaaacgAATCATATGTGATTTCCTAACCTATTGATTTGAAACTAATCATATCTGTGACTTCCTAACCTATTGATTTGAGACTAATCATATCTGTGATTTGCTCAGGAAAAAGCCGCCCACCAAAAGCTCTATGCCACTTTGCCATTAAACAATGATTCTAAATGACATATTTAATCAGTAAGCCTATTTTATGAATACTATTTATCATTCTGACATGATTTTCCAGAAGTTGGAGATGGAGACATGCCCAGAAATTGGCCAAAGAAATAGCAAAAACTGTCTACAAAAGCCCCCTGGGGATCTACTGGTGTTATGAGaggaacacacaaaaacaaatgctaCACGTGAAACAAATGCTTAACATCTTAAGAATTGTCCCCGTTACCCAGCCAAGATATTTAgtaatttgtttgtttattaattatatgtgtattctaaatgtaaatgtgtcacATACATGAAATACCTCAATGCCTGCTAAAACGGTAAACCAATACAAAGTCGTGTAAAGTAGAATTCCCTTCAGATACATGCAATTCATAAACAGGTAGAGGGCTAGGTGTCTTACTCTGATACTTCTGCTACCACATAGGGTCATCCAGAGGGCCCAAATGGCACTACTAATCAAAACATTGTTGAATCCCCCACACAAGGCATGTGTACAAAATACCAAAAGTATGTTATAATGATcttcacatttaaaaaaattctgAGAAATGAGTGTTACAGATGGAGTATTCATTGGCATGTGGAAAATTCAATGTATtgatattatttaaatattattttacatGTAATGTACAGTTTGTTTCTTAAGTATTGTTTATTAGAAAAATCTAATTCAACAATACCTTAAGTTGtcataatagaaaataaaatattacacCAATTGATCTTAAGTGCTTGCACAAAAATAAACCTGACATTCTTTACTGACTGCATGGTAGTCGGTTTGGTGGATGAGTAGCTGCATCAATTGTTGCCTCCCcatggtgacctttgaccccaagAAGGGAGATGCTTCAACATATCTGACCAAGGAAGAAATTAAAAGAAAACGAGTTCTCTCTTTTGAGCTCAGAtctacggtggcgctgagctttcactaaataaaaaaatgtttcaCACCttatgtagccgttagcacaccaggatctcgtaattaaagggaaacttcacccatttccattaagctttgtatcttTGTATCTTgagttgtcttcaatccacaagcgccaaaaagtcacattctgccttttctcggtcaagacggcaccaaattagaattttaatttattattcgactacatataggacccaatttcaatacatattccaTGCCTCcgccggtgaaatgctcctttaatttAGACATCAATAGGcctatctcgtaattacgagaccTTTCTCGTAATCACGAGATCCtggtgtgctaacggctacataaGGTGtgtaactttttcttttttgctgaatgctcagcgccaacttacacacgaatcctaacacggaaccgcataggtccggatagatttgaaaccacctccgagggtggtttcagaaatgtgcggtttcaggcaccggattcgccggcgCCGTCTGGAGCCGCTGTTAACCTTGAATGTAACAGAATCtccataaaacaaaataaaatcttGAAGTTGAAGACATTAAAAAGTTCAAATACAAATATGAAGTAAGAAaggtaaaaatatatttttaaataatttagcaCTCTTTATCCAAAGTAACTTCAAGGGGCATTTTGAAAGTGAGCCCATAGTTTTTAAACCTAGTACTGTTTGTTCACAATTCTGCTATTATTACCAGGCACTTGTTCTCCAGCAAAGCTTAATTGCCTACTGTCTACGAGTATGAAACAAAACATCGACTGAGTTGTTACTAGAGTATTAGTGGACTACATACTTGGAAATAAAACCTCCTTGCGCGTTAAGGTACGGAATATTCTCAGTTCCTTCGAGATGAGAAAAGGGCATGGAAAAAGAGACAAAAGAGAGGAAGTTGGAAGGAGGCAGTTTTCAGCAACCAGGAACTGTTGGTAACTGACACCTCACCCAGCAAAGCCTTAtgccattggttctcaaagtgcggcccgcggaatcattcctggcggcccgcaatgacatacataattatgtaagttataattattattattatttttttttttttaaatcaatattaatttaaaccaatataaataaatataaagagaaaattcgactctctctagctttcaattaaatccttttacattttttagttttaatccggctgtacatt from the Gadus macrocephalus chromosome 7, ASM3116895v1 genome contains:
- the LOC132461500 gene encoding mannose-P-dolichol utilization defect 1 protein-like isoform X2, with the translated sequence MTTSEGLDPTSPVKEFMLLYLMPEKCFEYFFINLNFLHVPCLKIVLSKTVGLWIVLGTVLAQLPQLLRLTRRGSADGVSLGSALLHLYSISGPLVYCLARDFPLSAWSDKLFIAVQAASVCFLLLHYRGRTIQGCPGCHQLLQRSDRRAVPCVRIAGMGGLPGSHLRLCAGEGHHSGSSGPHTLFVSQHCVTGPGSSMRSENQHQEQSQE
- the LOC132461500 gene encoding mannose-P-dolichol utilization defect 1 protein-like isoform X1; this translates as MTTSEGLDPTSPVKEFMLLYLMPEKCFEYFFINLNFLHVPCLKIVLSKTVGLWIVLGTVLAQLPQLLRLTRRGSADGVSLGSALLHLYSISGPLVYCLARDFPLSAWSDKLFIAVQAASVCFLLLHYRGRTIQGILLVLLYGAVVVLLGSYGTTLLATTLQSSSILALIASKAVQAATNFSSGQTGELSRVSVLLVWAGSLALIFVSVQVKGTILALLAHILSSCLSTVLLAQVLRCGQRISTRSKAKSE